The nucleotide window CACGTTGTGAAGCTGGGCGGCGAGCGACAGGCCGATCCGGTCCACGGCATCGGGCGTCACCGCGCCGGTCTGGGACATAGCGACGGCGATGCGGCGCGCGGTGTCGCCCGGCAGTTTGCCCAGGAGTTCGGCGGCGCGGGCCACGTCGAGCTTGGAGAGCAGGACGGCGGCCACCTCGGTGCTTTCGGATTGCAGAATGTCCAGGAGGTCGTCGGTGTCGGCGGTGCGGACCTGCTCCCACGGCTCGCCGAACTGGCGCACGCCGGCCTCCTTGCGCAGGCGCGAGGCGGTTTGCGGGCTGATGCGCCCATCCAGGGCGGTGAGTGCCCCGGCCACGCCGCGCGGGAAGGTCAGGCCCATCGCCTCGACCTCGGAGGCGAATTCGGCCACGACGTCGGCCAGGGTGGACCGGTCGACATAGCGCATCGTGCCCATCTGCTGGGTCAGGCGGCGCTGCAGCTCGTCGGGCAGGTCCTGAAGCGGCACATCCGCGCCTTCGTTGATGAGAAAGCGCACGATGATCGCGGCCTTCTGCCGGCGGGTCAACTGGGCCGCCGCGTTTGCGGACGGCCCCGGAAGCGCCAGTTGCCCAAAATTGCTGCTGCTCATTCCAGTCCCCGGATGTCGTGCCGGCAAACTAGGGCGGGAGTGGTGAAGAAATCTCTAAAGCTAAAATTTGAAACGGCGCCGCCCGGTCCCCGGGTGCGCCGCCTCGACTTGGGATATGGCCCGCCGGTCAGCTCATCGTTTGTTCGACGCAGGTACCGGATGCGCGGTCCCACACCATGCCTTCGGCGCAGGACGCGGCCTGGTGCGATTTGCCGGGGCACATCGCGGCGGCGGAAAGGGTGGAGGCCAGAACGAGGGCCAGGGACGTGGTAATGGTCTTGGACTTCATGGGTTGAACTCCTTTTCACTAGAACCCCGATGGTAACACGAAAACGCGTCCGGGCCAGTGTTTCCGGCCATTTGTCG belongs to Roseovarius sp. THAF27 and includes:
- a CDS encoding flagellar motor switch protein FliG translates to MSSSNFGQLALPGPSANAAAQLTRRQKAAIIVRFLINEGADVPLQDLPDELQRRLTQQMGTMRYVDRSTLADVVAEFASEVEAMGLTFPRGVAGALTALDGRISPQTASRLRKEAGVRQFGEPWEQVRTADTDDLLDILQSESTEVAAVLLSKLDVARAAELLGKLPGDTARRIAVAMSQTGAVTPDAVDRIGLSLAAQLHNVPETAFPDSAVDRVGAILNFSPAATRDDVLIGLDESDESFAAKVRKAIFTFVNIADRLNPIDVPKITRDVDQAALVQALAHARTAEDTRASADFILENMSKRMADALREEVEALGKVKPKDGEAAMTDVVNVIRTLEASGELQLIVPDDDEEDNA
- a CDS encoding adenylosuccinate lyase; translated protein: MKSKTITTSLALVLASTLSAAAMCPGKSHQAASCAEGMVWDRASGTCVEQTMS